The Raoultibacter phocaeensis genome contains a region encoding:
- a CDS encoding asparaginase, whose product MKKILLIATGGTIASVEEGSGLAPSLTGEELTRFVPQLEGLCELDFVQPLNIDSTNMRPVHWLRIADEIARAYDAFDGFVVLHGTDTMAYTAAALSYLIQKSPKPIVLTGSQQPMASPFTDAKLNLYQSVLFASDDRSCDVTIVFGGAAIAGTRARKQRTMSFNAFASVNYPEVALIRYDRIIRAGSPATCSSCMGSPRFYDRLDERVFVLKLTPEMSPCIFELLKPYCDAIILETFGIGGIPEYGDYQRAIFDWVDAGKTLVMTTQVPEEGFDLGVYEVGRPYADHDGILKGGDMTTEALVAKTMWALGQTCDPDEVRDLFYRVINHDRSPE is encoded by the coding sequence ATGAAAAAGATACTTCTGATAGCAACAGGCGGTACGATTGCCTCGGTCGAAGAGGGCTCGGGCCTTGCACCCTCGCTGACCGGAGAAGAGCTGACGAGGTTCGTACCTCAGCTTGAGGGGCTCTGCGAGCTCGACTTCGTGCAGCCCTTGAACATCGATTCGACGAACATGCGCCCTGTGCACTGGCTGCGTATTGCCGATGAAATTGCGCGCGCCTATGACGCGTTCGACGGATTCGTCGTGCTGCACGGCACCGATACGATGGCCTATACTGCGGCTGCGCTTTCCTACCTTATCCAGAAAAGCCCGAAACCCATCGTGCTCACGGGGTCGCAGCAACCCATGGCGAGCCCGTTTACCGATGCGAAGCTCAACCTGTACCAAAGCGTGCTGTTCGCATCCGACGACCGTTCGTGCGACGTGACGATCGTGTTCGGCGGCGCGGCGATAGCGGGTACGCGTGCACGCAAGCAGCGTACGATGAGTTTCAACGCATTCGCGAGCGTGAACTACCCCGAAGTAGCTCTGATCAGGTACGATCGCATCATTCGAGCAGGTTCGCCTGCGACATGCTCGTCGTGCATGGGGTCGCCCCGCTTCTACGACCGGCTCGACGAGCGCGTGTTCGTGCTCAAGCTTACGCCGGAGATGAGCCCGTGCATCTTCGAATTGCTCAAGCCTTATTGCGACGCTATCATTCTCGAGACGTTCGGCATCGGAGGCATCCCCGAATACGGCGACTACCAGCGTGCGATATTCGATTGGGTCGACGCGGGCAAGACGCTTGTGATGACCACGCAGGTTCCCGAAGAGGGGTTCGACCTCGGCGTGTACGAGGTCGGCCGCCCGTACGCCGACCACGACGGCATCCTCAAGGGCGGCGATATGACCACCGAGGCCCTCGTCGCAAAAACCATGTGGGCCCTCGGGCAAACCTGCGACCCCGACGAGGTGCGCGATCTGTTCTACCGCGTGATCAACCACGACCGTTCGCCTGAATAG
- the fdhF gene encoding formate dehydrogenase subunit alpha, which yields MRNVTVDGVRVQVPDGATILDAAEAAGIRIPTLCYLKNVSAIGSCRVCVVDVMGVDHPVCACSTIAEDGMAVVTQSRRLTGYRRIALELIVADLEAEAADDLFAAAKGDESELKLLCDEYEVLKPALASERMREPIVDGNPFLAYDPNLCIACERCVGACNKAARNHTLQAGKRGVRTVIEVPFGSDWRETSCESCGTCAQACPTGALKSKRRAAYYASDVGKVLTTCPHCGVGCQLNLVVEDGRIVDSQGALGPSNKSLLCVKGRFASYDFVDAPDRIRTPLIKNPDSGKFEAATWDEALDLVAARFTELRDGYGGESLAAFACSRSTNEDIYLFQKMARTALRTNTIDNCARVUHAPSVAGLATTLGSGAMTNSIGDITQEADVIMLVGSNPEEAHPVLGMQVRAAVERGCRLIVVDPRDIGLAGLADVHLKLKPGTNVAFANGIVHVLIEEGLVDAAFVESRTEGFGELAQMVKEYTPEKVADICGIDARDLVQAARLYGSVERAAILYCLGVTEHATGTDGVMALSNIAVVSGNVGRTGCGVNPVRGQNNVQGACDMGAAPADFPGYQKVADPAVVAKFEQAWGVELPRAAGLKATECFPSVIDGRIKGMFIFGEDPVRTDPDTAHVIRALEALEFLVVDELFMTETAKYADVILPGRSFAEKEGTFTNTERRIQRVRKAVDIAGDTRFDTDIFIDLMNRMGYAQPRLSAAEIMDEIASLTPSYGGVSHARLDGGEVAGRGLQWPCPDADHPGTPILHVDAFSRGMGAYSLSSYRQPTEIPDEEYPLVMMTGRILYQYNACAMTGRSEGLNEAAGSSFIEMNERDAEALGIADGDKVRVASRRGAIETVARVSEKTSPGQTWMPFHFQDGNSNWLTIAALDSVSKTPEYKVCAVRVERA from the coding sequence ATGCGTAATGTGACGGTAGACGGGGTGCGCGTTCAGGTGCCTGATGGCGCGACGATTCTCGATGCGGCCGAGGCTGCGGGTATTCGCATTCCGACGCTCTGCTATCTCAAGAACGTGAGCGCCATCGGATCGTGCAGGGTGTGCGTGGTGGACGTGATGGGCGTCGACCATCCGGTATGCGCGTGCTCGACAATCGCCGAAGACGGCATGGCGGTTGTCACGCAGTCGAGGAGGCTCACCGGATACCGGCGCATCGCGCTCGAGCTGATCGTGGCGGACCTCGAGGCCGAAGCGGCAGACGATCTGTTCGCGGCAGCCAAGGGAGACGAATCCGAGCTTAAGCTGCTCTGCGACGAGTACGAGGTGCTCAAGCCCGCGCTCGCATCTGAGCGCATGCGGGAGCCGATCGTGGACGGCAATCCGTTTCTCGCCTACGATCCGAACCTCTGCATCGCCTGCGAGCGCTGCGTGGGCGCCTGCAACAAAGCTGCCCGCAACCACACGCTGCAAGCGGGGAAGCGCGGTGTGCGCACCGTCATCGAGGTACCGTTCGGAAGCGATTGGCGCGAGACGTCGTGCGAGTCGTGCGGAACCTGCGCCCAAGCGTGCCCGACAGGCGCACTCAAGAGCAAACGGCGTGCCGCCTACTACGCAAGCGATGTGGGAAAGGTGCTCACCACCTGCCCTCATTGCGGCGTGGGCTGTCAGCTTAACCTCGTCGTCGAAGACGGACGCATTGTCGATTCGCAAGGAGCGCTCGGCCCCTCGAACAAATCGCTTCTGTGCGTGAAGGGTCGCTTTGCGAGCTACGACTTCGTCGATGCGCCCGACCGCATCCGCACGCCGCTTATTAAGAACCCCGATTCAGGGAAATTCGAAGCGGCTACGTGGGACGAGGCGCTCGATCTCGTGGCAGCGCGCTTCACCGAGCTGCGGGATGGCTACGGCGGCGAATCGCTTGCTGCGTTCGCCTGCTCTCGTTCGACGAACGAGGATATTTACCTGTTCCAAAAAATGGCCCGCACGGCGCTTCGAACGAATACGATAGACAACTGCGCCCGCGTTTGACACGCCCCGAGCGTTGCCGGTCTGGCAACAACGTTAGGTTCAGGGGCAATGACGAATTCCATCGGCGACATCACGCAAGAGGCGGATGTCATCATGCTCGTGGGATCGAACCCCGAAGAGGCTCACCCGGTGCTCGGCATGCAGGTACGCGCCGCCGTCGAGCGGGGATGCAGGCTCATTGTGGTCGACCCGCGCGATATCGGCCTGGCGGGTTTGGCTGACGTCCATCTCAAGCTCAAGCCCGGCACGAACGTGGCGTTTGCGAACGGAATCGTGCACGTGCTCATTGAGGAAGGCCTTGTCGACGCGGCGTTTGTTGAAAGCCGCACAGAGGGCTTCGGCGAGCTGGCCCAGATGGTGAAGGAGTACACGCCCGAAAAGGTCGCGGACATCTGCGGCATCGATGCGCGCGATCTCGTGCAGGCGGCGCGTCTCTACGGCAGCGTCGAGCGGGCAGCGATTCTGTATTGCTTGGGAGTGACTGAACACGCGACGGGAACCGACGGCGTGATGGCGCTTTCGAACATCGCTGTGGTGTCGGGCAACGTGGGACGCACTGGATGCGGCGTGAACCCCGTGCGCGGACAGAACAACGTGCAGGGCGCATGCGACATGGGCGCGGCTCCCGCCGACTTCCCGGGCTACCAGAAGGTTGCCGACCCGGCGGTTGTCGCGAAGTTCGAGCAGGCGTGGGGCGTGGAGCTTCCTCGCGCGGCCGGGCTCAAGGCAACGGAGTGCTTTCCCTCCGTTATCGACGGGCGCATCAAGGGCATGTTCATCTTCGGCGAAGACCCCGTGCGCACCGACCCCGATACGGCCCACGTCATCCGCGCGCTCGAGGCGCTCGAGTTTCTCGTGGTCGACGAGCTGTTCATGACCGAGACGGCGAAGTACGCTGACGTAATTCTGCCTGGTCGCAGCTTTGCGGAGAAGGAAGGTACGTTCACCAACACCGAGCGGCGCATCCAGCGCGTTCGCAAGGCGGTTGACATCGCAGGCGACACGCGGTTCGATACCGATATCTTCATCGATCTCATGAACCGCATGGGATACGCCCAGCCGCGCCTGTCCGCCGCCGAAATCATGGACGAGATCGCCTCGCTTACGCCGTCGTACGGAGGCGTAAGCCATGCACGGCTCGACGGTGGGGAAGTCGCGGGCCGAGGCTTGCAGTGGCCGTGTCCCGATGCCGATCATCCGGGGACGCCGATTCTCCATGTGGACGCGTTTTCTCGCGGGATGGGGGCGTACTCGCTTTCCAGCTATCGGCAGCCGACCGAGATTCCCGATGAGGAATACCCGCTCGTTATGATGACGGGCCGCATTCTCTACCAGTACAACGCCTGCGCGATGACCGGCAGGTCTGAGGGCTTGAATGAGGCGGCTGGCAGCTCGTTCATTGAGATGAACGAGCGCGATGCCGAAGCGCTCGGCATTGCCGACGGGGACAAGGTGAGGGTAGCTTCACGGCGCGGTGCGATCGAGACGGTTGCCCGCGTGTCGGAAAAGACGTCTCCCGGCCAGACGTGGATGCCGTTTCATTTCCAGGACGGAAACAGCAACTGGCTCACGATCGCCGCACTCGATTCGGTATCGAAGACTCCCGAGTACAAAGTGTGCGCGGTGCGGGTTGAAAGAGCGTAG
- a CDS encoding NAD(P)-binding protein — MVRLSVAPRARADERIADFVEAYARRIEATAPGTCPLAVQLSLLQASAAQTCGKCVPCRDGLKRLSSMLERVVSCEAEDAELESMRALAEMIRDTADCAIGYEAASAVLDGLETFEDEYRSHIVARRCLQGVGQTVPCETLCPAHVDVPAYIALTGAARYADAVNMIRKDNPFPTACAYVCEHPCETRCRRTLIDAPLNIRGIKKFAVDHAPADTVAPPKRGVDTGCAIAVVGGGPSGLTCAYYLALMGHRVSVFEARAQLGGMLRYGIPAYRFPRERLDEDIAGILSIGGIEVRCGEAIGSGEMSDLVESFDAVYVAIGAQGGKTLRIDNAKAEGVASAVELLGDIGDGAYPDFTGKNVVVIGGGNVAMDCARTAVRAGADEVSVVYRRRKDDMTALAAEVESAVAEGVEMVVLESPAGIEVDEQGRCAALVTQPQMIGPVKDGRPAPLAANKPAGRVKADAVLMAVGQAVVAEPFEEFGMKTTWGCFDADEHLRAEGFANVFVGGDCQTGPASAIRAIGAGKVAARNIDEFLGFHHTLACDVEAPDAAPNDRTPTGRVEITERPARIRKQDFLEVEGGMSREEVEQECARCLRCDHFGCGTLEGGRQHYA, encoded by the coding sequence GTGGTGAGACTATCGGTTGCGCCGAGGGCACGCGCCGACGAGCGCATCGCAGATTTCGTGGAGGCGTACGCACGCCGCATTGAGGCGACGGCGCCGGGCACGTGCCCGCTTGCCGTGCAGCTTTCGCTTCTCCAAGCGAGCGCAGCGCAAACCTGCGGCAAATGCGTGCCGTGCCGCGACGGCCTCAAGCGCCTCTCATCGATGCTCGAGCGCGTTGTTTCCTGCGAGGCCGAAGATGCCGAGCTGGAGTCCATGAGGGCGCTTGCCGAGATGATCCGCGACACGGCGGACTGTGCAATCGGCTACGAAGCGGCATCGGCGGTTCTCGACGGCCTCGAAACGTTCGAGGACGAATACCGAAGCCATATAGTCGCCCGGCGCTGCTTGCAAGGCGTCGGCCAGACCGTCCCCTGCGAAACGCTGTGTCCCGCCCATGTGGACGTTCCTGCCTACATCGCGCTTACCGGCGCGGCGAGGTACGCGGATGCGGTAAACATGATCCGCAAAGACAATCCGTTTCCCACCGCGTGCGCCTACGTGTGCGAGCATCCGTGCGAAACGCGGTGCCGCAGAACGCTCATCGATGCGCCGCTCAATATCCGCGGTATCAAGAAATTCGCCGTCGACCATGCGCCCGCAGACACCGTAGCGCCCCCGAAGCGCGGCGTGGATACCGGGTGTGCGATCGCGGTCGTGGGCGGCGGTCCGAGCGGGCTTACCTGTGCCTACTACCTCGCGCTCATGGGGCATCGCGTTTCCGTGTTCGAGGCGCGGGCGCAGCTCGGCGGCATGCTTCGCTACGGCATTCCCGCATACCGCTTCCCGCGGGAGCGGCTCGACGAAGACATTGCCGGCATTCTTTCGATCGGCGGCATTGAAGTGCGCTGCGGGGAAGCGATCGGGTCGGGCGAGATGAGCGATCTCGTCGAATCGTTCGATGCCGTGTACGTTGCGATTGGTGCGCAAGGCGGCAAGACGCTCAGGATCGATAACGCGAAGGCCGAAGGCGTGGCTTCGGCGGTCGAGCTGCTCGGCGATATCGGCGACGGTGCATACCCTGATTTCACGGGCAAGAATGTTGTGGTGATCGGCGGCGGCAACGTGGCCATGGATTGCGCGCGCACGGCGGTGCGGGCGGGAGCCGACGAAGTGTCGGTGGTGTATCGCAGGCGCAAAGACGATATGACGGCGCTCGCCGCCGAAGTCGAAAGCGCGGTGGCCGAAGGTGTGGAAATGGTGGTGCTCGAATCGCCTGCGGGTATCGAGGTGGACGAGCAGGGCAGGTGCGCTGCGCTTGTGACCCAGCCCCAGATGATCGGGCCGGTGAAAGACGGAAGGCCCGCTCCGCTCGCAGCCAATAAACCTGCTGGGCGCGTTAAGGCCGATGCGGTGCTCATGGCCGTGGGCCAAGCCGTCGTGGCCGAGCCGTTCGAAGAGTTCGGCATGAAGACCACCTGGGGCTGCTTTGACGCGGACGAGCATTTGCGGGCCGAGGGCTTCGCCAACGTGTTCGTCGGGGGCGATTGCCAGACGGGGCCCGCCTCGGCGATTCGCGCGATCGGCGCGGGCAAAGTTGCCGCCCGAAACATCGATGAGTTCCTCGGCTTCCATCATACGCTTGCATGCGACGTCGAAGCGCCCGATGCGGCCCCCAACGACCGAACGCCGACAGGACGCGTAGAGATAACGGAGCGCCCGGCCCGTATTCGCAAGCAGGATTTTCTCGAAGTCGAAGGCGGCATGAGCCGCGAAGAGGTTGAACAGGAGTGCGCGCGGTGCCTCCGCTGCGATCATTTCGGCTGCGGCACGCTCGAGGGAGGAAGGCAGCACTATGCGTAA
- a CDS encoding elongator complex protein 3 — MEDILLEIFEELRRAEQLDSAFVENVVRRHNQNRTGEKRHFAKKRLLPFYLKVKESDPERWARWGVDNELEKKLIRTLQVKPRRTASGVATITVITKPWKCSSACLYCPNDLRMPKSYLADEPACQRAERNYFDPYLQVASRLRALTHMGHVTDKIELIVLGGTWTDYPEAYQIWFVKELFRALNEADRPDAQDHAQKRRAQYERAGLSTSREDLATRVSAQQQAVEAGTLTYNQAMRQLYEEHDGWKTAASFQSADQNELAAEHAENERAHHRVVGLVIETRPDTITPKSLMLARRLGCTKIQMGIQSLDERILALNKRGIGTDTIREAFNLLRVFGFKIHVHFMANLYGSTVDADKRDYLRLVTEPDYLPDEVKLYPCVLVHGTELCDRFENGTWKPYTEDELLDVLVADTAATPAFVRISRMIRDISAHDIVAGNKKVNLRQLVERTAEQTDTPISEIRYREISTATADVEGLSLEDISYATAVAQEHFLQWTTPEGKIAGFLRLSLPDQAYISQRQSELPVGLGEAMIREVHVYGKVAGLHTTGSGAQHLGLGRQLIETAFDIARKNGYAKMNVISSVGTREYYRSLGFSDNGLYQQIPLT, encoded by the coding sequence ATGGAAGACATACTCCTGGAAATATTCGAAGAACTTCGGCGCGCCGAGCAACTCGACAGCGCGTTTGTCGAGAACGTGGTTCGCAGGCATAACCAGAACCGCACAGGCGAAAAGCGCCACTTCGCAAAAAAGCGGTTGCTGCCGTTTTACCTCAAGGTGAAGGAGTCGGATCCCGAACGCTGGGCTCGATGGGGCGTCGATAACGAGCTCGAAAAGAAGCTGATCCGAACCCTGCAGGTAAAGCCCCGCCGCACGGCATCGGGCGTTGCCACCATCACCGTCATCACGAAGCCTTGGAAATGCTCGAGTGCATGTTTGTACTGCCCAAACGATCTGCGCATGCCGAAAAGCTACCTTGCCGACGAACCCGCCTGCCAGCGCGCCGAGCGTAACTACTTCGATCCGTACCTGCAGGTTGCATCGCGTTTGCGCGCACTCACGCACATGGGACACGTTACCGATAAGATCGAACTCATCGTACTCGGCGGTACCTGGACCGATTATCCTGAAGCGTACCAGATATGGTTCGTGAAGGAACTGTTCAGAGCGCTCAACGAAGCGGACCGACCCGATGCGCAAGACCATGCACAAAAACGCCGCGCACAATACGAACGGGCTGGATTGAGCACCAGCCGGGAAGACCTTGCAACCCGTGTAAGCGCTCAACAGCAGGCAGTCGAAGCGGGAACCCTCACGTACAACCAAGCCATGCGCCAGCTCTACGAGGAGCACGACGGCTGGAAAACCGCCGCCTCGTTTCAGTCCGCCGATCAAAACGAGCTTGCTGCAGAACACGCTGAAAACGAGCGGGCGCACCATCGCGTGGTAGGGCTCGTCATCGAGACTCGACCCGACACCATCACACCGAAAAGCCTCATGCTCGCAAGGCGTCTCGGGTGCACCAAAATCCAGATGGGCATCCAGAGCCTCGACGAGCGCATCCTTGCGCTGAACAAGCGCGGAATCGGTACCGATACGATCCGTGAAGCCTTCAACCTCTTGCGGGTATTCGGCTTCAAAATCCACGTGCATTTCATGGCGAACCTCTACGGCTCGACAGTCGACGCCGACAAGCGCGATTACCTCCGGCTCGTCACCGAGCCGGACTACCTTCCAGACGAGGTGAAGCTCTACCCCTGCGTACTCGTGCACGGAACCGAACTCTGCGACCGCTTCGAAAACGGCACGTGGAAGCCCTATACCGAAGACGAGCTGCTCGACGTGCTCGTGGCCGATACGGCCGCAACGCCTGCGTTCGTGCGCATTTCGCGTATGATTCGCGATATCTCGGCCCACGACATCGTGGCGGGAAACAAGAAGGTGAACCTGCGACAGCTCGTCGAGCGCACGGCTGAGCAAACGGACACCCCGATTTCCGAGATCCGCTATCGGGAGATCAGCACAGCGACAGCCGATGTTGAAGGCCTCTCGCTCGAAGACATCTCATACGCCACCGCCGTTGCACAGGAACATTTCCTCCAATGGACCACGCCCGAGGGGAAAATAGCGGGATTTCTGCGGCTTTCCCTTCCAGACCAAGCGTACATATCACAAAGGCAATCAGAGCTGCCCGTGGGGCTCGGTGAGGCCATGATCCGCGAGGTCCATGTGTACGGCAAAGTTGCGGGACTGCATACGACGGGTTCGGGCGCACAACATCTCGGATTGGGCAGGCAGCTCATCGAAACAGCCTTCGACATTGCACGGAAAAACGGGTACGCGAAGATGAACGTGATCAGCTCGGTGGGAACGCGCGAATACTACCGCTCCCTCGGCTTTTCCGACAACGGCCTCTACCAGCAGATTCCGCTCACCTGA
- a CDS encoding class I SAM-dependent methyltransferase: protein MDSETARRLCCITSEFYREHSDSFSATRHAPWAGWERCLEAIGTEAFERKDGEDLDSKGNWVFDDKDGGGFGSTGGEAFGRSGDEAVSVFDLACGNLRFESFLESAFPAVDFEFYAVDKCDALAFGGAETTLRSSLRYRSIDILSALSAGKIDVPVCDLAVAFGFMHHVPGALDRGRVLAELVSHTRPGGFAAVSFWRFLNDEGLAEKARASHARARDELGLPELDEGDYLLGWRNEPGAYRYCHSFSDAEIDELAGSVADRASVVARFSADGRTGDLNTYVVFRAR, encoded by the coding sequence ATGGATAGCGAAACCGCCCGAAGGCTCTGCTGCATCACGAGCGAATTCTATCGCGAGCACAGCGATTCGTTTTCCGCAACTCGCCACGCGCCATGGGCGGGGTGGGAGCGCTGCCTTGAGGCGATAGGCACCGAGGCGTTCGAGCGCAAGGATGGCGAGGATCTCGACTCCAAGGGCAACTGGGTTTTTGATGACAAGGACGGCGGAGGTTTCGGCAGCACGGGCGGCGAGGCTTTCGGACGTTCAGGAGACGAAGCCGTTTCGGTGTTCGATCTTGCGTGCGGCAACTTACGGTTCGAGTCGTTTTTGGAATCCGCGTTTCCCGCTGTTGATTTCGAGTTCTATGCAGTGGACAAGTGCGATGCGCTTGCTTTCGGGGGCGCAGAAACGACGCTGCGCAGTTCGCTTCGCTATCGAAGCATCGACATCTTGAGTGCGCTTTCGGCTGGAAAGATCGACGTTCCCGTGTGCGACCTCGCCGTGGCATTCGGATTCATGCACCATGTTCCCGGTGCGCTCGATCGCGGGCGCGTGCTTGCCGAGCTCGTTTCCCATACGCGACCGGGGGGTTTTGCGGCCGTTTCGTTCTGGAGGTTTCTCAACGACGAGGGACTAGCCGAGAAGGCACGCGCGTCCCACGCGCGAGCTCGCGATGAGCTCGGCTTGCCCGAACTCGATGAGGGCGACTATCTGCTTGGGTGGAGAAACGAGCCAGGAGCCTACCGCTACTGCCACAGCTTCTCGGATGCGGAGATCGATGAGCTTGCAGGATCGGTTGCGGACAGGGCATCGGTCGTGGCCCGGTTTTCAGCCGACGGCAGAACGGGCGATCTCAACACGTACGTGGTGTTTCGAGCGCGGTAG
- a CDS encoding amidophosphoribosyltransferase codes for MGGFFGAASHNDVVLDVFFGVDYHSHLGTRRAGMIFYDGKGSFQREIHSIENTPFRTRFEDDLPGFHGKSGIGCISDTDPQPLLVRSHLGTFGITTVGAINNAEELVEGYFADGCKQFMAMSSGAVNTTELVAALINQKDDFVSGIKFAQDAVDGSLTLLIMTNEGHIIAARDKYGRLPVLVGKKDDGYCISFESFPYHKLDYDDEYELGPGEIVCVTADGYKTISPAGSDMKICAFLWTYYGYPNSNYEGENVEVVRYRNGAIMARDEAAGGGIPDVDYVAGVPDSGIPHAIGYATESGIPFSRPFIKYTPTWARSFMPSNQEVRNRVAKMKQVPVPELINGKKLLFVDDSIVRGTQLRETIDFLYGAGAAEVHMRSACPPIMFSCKYLSFSSSKSEMELLARRTIQELEGDEGRRHLDEYADSSTERGQCMLSAICKEMGFDSLGFQSLEGMLEGIGIDPTQVCTYCWTGKE; via the coding sequence ATGGGCGGATTCTTCGGGGCGGCATCCCACAACGATGTGGTGCTGGATGTGTTTTTCGGCGTCGACTACCACTCGCATCTGGGAACACGACGCGCGGGCATGATCTTCTACGACGGGAAGGGCAGCTTCCAGCGCGAGATCCACTCCATCGAGAACACGCCGTTCCGCACGCGGTTCGAAGACGATCTTCCCGGCTTCCACGGAAAGAGCGGCATCGGCTGCATCAGCGACACCGATCCGCAGCCTTTACTTGTGCGTTCCCATTTGGGGACGTTCGGCATAACCACCGTGGGCGCCATCAACAACGCCGAAGAACTCGTCGAAGGCTACTTCGCCGATGGATGCAAGCAGTTCATGGCCATGAGTTCGGGTGCGGTGAACACAACCGAACTCGTTGCTGCGCTCATCAACCAGAAAGATGATTTCGTTTCGGGCATCAAATTCGCTCAAGATGCGGTCGACGGATCCCTCACCCTGCTCATCATGACAAACGAGGGCCACATCATCGCAGCTCGTGACAAATACGGTCGCCTACCCGTACTTGTCGGCAAGAAGGACGACGGCTACTGCATATCCTTCGAATCATTTCCTTACCACAAGCTCGATTACGACGACGAATACGAACTCGGTCCCGGCGAGATCGTGTGCGTAACCGCCGACGGGTACAAGACCATCTCGCCAGCAGGCAGCGATATGAAGATATGCGCGTTTCTCTGGACGTACTACGGCTACCCGAACTCGAACTACGAAGGCGAGAACGTCGAGGTGGTTCGCTACCGCAACGGCGCAATCATGGCCCGCGACGAAGCAGCCGGCGGCGGCATTCCGGACGTCGACTACGTTGCCGGCGTTCCCGATTCGGGCATCCCCCACGCTATCGGGTACGCGACCGAAAGCGGCATCCCCTTCTCCCGCCCCTTCATCAAATACACGCCCACCTGGGCGCGTTCGTTCATGCCCTCCAACCAAGAGGTACGCAACCGCGTGGCGAAGATGAAGCAGGTTCCCGTACCCGAGCTCATCAACGGCAAGAAGCTTTTGTTCGTGGACGATTCCATCGTACGCGGCACCCAGCTGCGCGAGACAATCGATTTCCTCTACGGCGCGGGCGCGGCAGAAGTTCACATGCGCTCGGCCTGCCCGCCCATCATGTTCAGCTGCAAGTACCTGAGCTTCTCGAGCAGCAAGTCGGAAATGGAGCTTTTGGCACGCCGTACGATCCAGGAGCTCGAAGGCGACGAAGGGCGGCGGCACCTCGACGAGTACGCCGACAGTTCGACCGAACGCGGCCAATGCATGCTAAGCGCCATCTGCAAGGAGATGGGCTTCGATTCGCTCGGCTTCCAATCGCTTGAGGGCATGCTCGAAGGCATCGGCATCGACCCTACGCAGGTATGCACGTACTGCTGGACGGGGAAAGAGTAA
- the thrH gene encoding bifunctional phosphoserine phosphatase/homoserine phosphotransferase ThrH → MHVVCLDLEGVLVPEIWIAFAEESGIPELKRTTRDEPDYDKLMEYRLGILRKHGLGLAEIQATIARIDPIPGAKAFLDELRAYTQVLIISDTFEQFAKPLMEKLGWPTIFCNTLEVADNGAITGFHMRCPQSKLTTVRALQSCGFETIAAGDSFNDLAMIKASKAGFLFKSPESIKADNPDLPAFEEYDELLDAIKQAIG, encoded by the coding sequence ATGCATGTAGTCTGCCTCGATTTGGAAGGCGTGCTCGTACCTGAAATCTGGATCGCGTTCGCTGAGGAGAGCGGCATCCCCGAGCTTAAGCGCACGACGCGCGATGAGCCCGACTACGACAAACTCATGGAATACCGCCTTGGCATTTTGAGGAAGCACGGGCTCGGACTCGCGGAGATCCAGGCGACTATCGCGCGCATCGACCCCATTCCGGGTGCCAAAGCGTTCCTCGACGAACTGCGCGCGTACACGCAGGTGCTCATCATCAGCGACACGTTCGAGCAGTTCGCGAAACCCTTGATGGAGAAGCTCGGATGGCCGACGATCTTCTGCAACACGCTCGAAGTTGCCGACAACGGCGCGATCACGGGTTTTCATATGCGCTGCCCGCAATCGAAGCTCACGACGGTCCGGGCGCTGCAATCCTGCGGCTTCGAGACCATTGCGGCGGGCGACAGCTTCAACGACCTCGCTATGATCAAGGCAAGCAAGGCGGGTTTTCTGTTCAAGAGCCCCGAATCGATCAAAGCGGACAACCCCGACCTTCCCGCGTTCGAGGAGTACGACGAACTGCTTGATGCCATTAAGCAGGCGATCGGGTAG